In Rutidosis leptorrhynchoides isolate AG116_Rl617_1_P2 chromosome 2, CSIRO_AGI_Rlap_v1, whole genome shotgun sequence, one genomic interval encodes:
- the LOC139891962 gene encoding uncharacterized protein isoform X1 produces the protein MGVCVSKAKECVPIGYHNHKQHNLPPDYNNGDEITPKINSKTHHRNGRKRRKRIRKSDPNRYSSRNRIDPSGIASSTSIDRRSYRNTAFQGTSDSWYDSRVGLDSDSDEDFYSTQDDNLSQTSSISATVAPRFSDHVNGATFSTTNSLSKPGDAPPSSIDGVSTVYDGGILQNNCLPCLTCTVSTDVKSSKSQCSSPPPSAKKKVTSMLSFKWREGQSNLSIFSPKAVLQRPTAGSQVPCCPIDKKMSDCWSPLEPSTFKVRGHNYLRDKKKENAFNQAAYHPIGVDVFLSPRKINHVARLVELPNVETSRKVPSLLVVNLQIPLYQPALFQSEYDGEGMSYVFYFKLSETYEDLPHHFQENIRKIIDDEVERVKGFPVDSIAPCRERLKILGRVTNLDDLQLSATEKKLMNAYNEKPVLSRPQHEFYLGENYFEIDLDMHRFSYISRKGFGAFQDRLKHCTLDFGLTIQGTKPEELPECILCCLHLKEIDYNNYNLLGQ, from the exons ATGGGAGTATGTGTATCAAAAGCAAAAGAATGTGTACCTATAGGTTATCATAATCATAAACAGCATAATCTACCACCAGATTATAATAATGGTGACGAAATTACGCCCAAAATTAACTCAAAAACACATCATCGCAACGGAAGAAAACGCAGAAAACGAATTCGTAAATCCGATCCTAATCGTTATTCATCAAGGAACAGAATCGATCCATCTGGAATTGCATCATCCACTTCAATCGATCGTCGTTCTTATCGTAATACGGCATTTCAAG GTACCTCAGACTCTTGGTATGATTCGCGTGTTGGGCTCGATTCTGATAGTGACGAAGATTTCTACAGCACTCAAGATG ATAATTTATCTCAAACCAGTTCCATTAGTGCAACAGTAGCTCCAAGATTTTCTGATCATGTCAACGGTGCTACTTTCTCCACCACTAATTCACTATCGAAACCAGGTGACGCACCCCCGTCCTCCATAGACGGAGTATCTACTGTATACGACGGAGGAATTTTACAAAATAATTGCCTCCCGTGTCTTACATGCACTGTCTCTACAGATGTAAAAAGTAGTAAATCCCAGTGCTCGAGCCCTCCTCCAAGTGCAAAGAAGAAAGTTACTTCTATGCTTTCCTTTAAATGGAGAGAAGGCCAATCCAATCTTTCCATAT TCTCTCCAAAAGCTGTGCTTCAGAGGCCAACAGCTGGTTCTCAAGTTCCATGTTGTCCCATTGACAAGAAAATGTCTGATTGCTGGTCACCGCTTGAGCCAAGTACTTTTAAAGTCCGGGGGCATAATTATTTAAG AGATAAAAAGAAAGAAAATGCTTTCAATCAAGCTGCTTATCATCCTATTGGCGTTGATGTATTCTTATCTCCACGTAAAATTAATCATGTTGCACGTCTTGTTGAACTTCCAAACGTTGAAACGTCTAGAAAAGTCCCCTCTCTACTTGTTGTAAATCTTCAG ATACCCCTCTATCAACCTGCACTATTTCAATCAGAGTATGATGGAGAAGGAATGAGTTACGTTTTTTATTTCAAGCTCTCCGAAACCTATGAGGACCTCCCGCACCATTTTCAAGAAAACATCAGG AAAATAATAGATGATGAGGTGGAGAGGGTTAAAGGTTTTCCGGTAGATTCTATAGCACCATGCAGGGAAAGATTAAAGATCCTGGGTCGAGTAACTAACTTAGACGATCTTCAATTAAGTGCAACCGAAAAAAAGCTGATGAATGCTTACAATGAGAAGCCAGTCCTTTCACGTCCTCAACATGAATTTTATCTA GGAGAAAACTACTTTGAGATTGATTTGGACATGCACAGATTTAGTTACATATCTAGAAAAGGTTTCGGAGCATTTCAAGATCGATTGAAGCATTGTACCCTTGACTTCGGCCTCACTATTCAG GGCACCAAACCTGAAGAATTGCCTGAATGCATATTATGCTGCCTCCATTTGAAAGAGATTGATTACAATAATTACAACCTCCTTGGACAATAA
- the LOC139891962 gene encoding uncharacterized protein isoform X2, with protein sequence MGVCVSKAKECVPIGYHNHKQHNLPPDYNNGDEITPKINSKTHHRNGRKRRKRIRKSDPNRYSSRNRIDPSGIASSTSIDRRSYRNTAFQGTSDSWYDSRVGLDSDSDEDFYSTQDDNLSQTSSISATVAPRFSDHVNGATFSTTNSLSKPDVKSSKSQCSSPPPSAKKKVTSMLSFKWREGQSNLSIFSPKAVLQRPTAGSQVPCCPIDKKMSDCWSPLEPSTFKVRGHNYLRDKKKENAFNQAAYHPIGVDVFLSPRKINHVARLVELPNVETSRKVPSLLVVNLQIPLYQPALFQSEYDGEGMSYVFYFKLSETYEDLPHHFQENIRKIIDDEVERVKGFPVDSIAPCRERLKILGRVTNLDDLQLSATEKKLMNAYNEKPVLSRPQHEFYLGENYFEIDLDMHRFSYISRKGFGAFQDRLKHCTLDFGLTIQGTKPEELPECILCCLHLKEIDYNNYNLLGQ encoded by the exons ATGGGAGTATGTGTATCAAAAGCAAAAGAATGTGTACCTATAGGTTATCATAATCATAAACAGCATAATCTACCACCAGATTATAATAATGGTGACGAAATTACGCCCAAAATTAACTCAAAAACACATCATCGCAACGGAAGAAAACGCAGAAAACGAATTCGTAAATCCGATCCTAATCGTTATTCATCAAGGAACAGAATCGATCCATCTGGAATTGCATCATCCACTTCAATCGATCGTCGTTCTTATCGTAATACGGCATTTCAAG GTACCTCAGACTCTTGGTATGATTCGCGTGTTGGGCTCGATTCTGATAGTGACGAAGATTTCTACAGCACTCAAGATG ATAATTTATCTCAAACCAGTTCCATTAGTGCAACAGTAGCTCCAAGATTTTCTGATCATGTCAACGGTGCTACTTTCTCCACCACTAATTCACTATCGAAACCAG ATGTAAAAAGTAGTAAATCCCAGTGCTCGAGCCCTCCTCCAAGTGCAAAGAAGAAAGTTACTTCTATGCTTTCCTTTAAATGGAGAGAAGGCCAATCCAATCTTTCCATAT TCTCTCCAAAAGCTGTGCTTCAGAGGCCAACAGCTGGTTCTCAAGTTCCATGTTGTCCCATTGACAAGAAAATGTCTGATTGCTGGTCACCGCTTGAGCCAAGTACTTTTAAAGTCCGGGGGCATAATTATTTAAG AGATAAAAAGAAAGAAAATGCTTTCAATCAAGCTGCTTATCATCCTATTGGCGTTGATGTATTCTTATCTCCACGTAAAATTAATCATGTTGCACGTCTTGTTGAACTTCCAAACGTTGAAACGTCTAGAAAAGTCCCCTCTCTACTTGTTGTAAATCTTCAG ATACCCCTCTATCAACCTGCACTATTTCAATCAGAGTATGATGGAGAAGGAATGAGTTACGTTTTTTATTTCAAGCTCTCCGAAACCTATGAGGACCTCCCGCACCATTTTCAAGAAAACATCAGG AAAATAATAGATGATGAGGTGGAGAGGGTTAAAGGTTTTCCGGTAGATTCTATAGCACCATGCAGGGAAAGATTAAAGATCCTGGGTCGAGTAACTAACTTAGACGATCTTCAATTAAGTGCAACCGAAAAAAAGCTGATGAATGCTTACAATGAGAAGCCAGTCCTTTCACGTCCTCAACATGAATTTTATCTA GGAGAAAACTACTTTGAGATTGATTTGGACATGCACAGATTTAGTTACATATCTAGAAAAGGTTTCGGAGCATTTCAAGATCGATTGAAGCATTGTACCCTTGACTTCGGCCTCACTATTCAG GGCACCAAACCTGAAGAATTGCCTGAATGCATATTATGCTGCCTCCATTTGAAAGAGATTGATTACAATAATTACAACCTCCTTGGACAATAA